The Liolophura sinensis isolate JHLJ2023 chromosome 6, CUHK_Ljap_v2, whole genome shotgun sequence genomic sequence AGGATATGGTATCCGAGGCATCGGCCGGATCATATCCGGGCAGGAATGGTAACAGTGATACTAACAGCGGTGTGGCGGTGCGTGTGCCCCGTGTCTCATGGAAGCCTTACCTGGCCACAGGTATTTAATGGAGAATGATATACCTAATATCTTAGTATATGATAGTAGtgtgttcaaatatttgaatgttaaatctgtcatgtacaatatttcatgAGATAAGATTATTGTTGATTGAtcacatttaattgttttaattgaGTTTCCATGaagttttcacatttattttaatgtgaagGGACTACACAGGTGATTTTAAGAAAACAATCGATCAGCACACATCTATTCAAATGTTTGCCATTATGTTGAAGTAGCCAAAGTAATTGCATTTCTCAAAATATCACCTTTATCTGTGCATGTTTTGCCATTCAAAATGGGTGATAAAGTTCCAAAtgattataactttttcaaactttagaatcattctAACGCCGTATATGGTAAGTCTGGTATTCACTGAAAGGCAAGAATTTTAGCTGTTCttggtaaatagagaaaatttgatATGATCATCAGATAAGAAATTTGTGCCCAAAATCTCTAGTATAGCCTATTTAGCATTACGAGAAAGAGCTTTTAACATTGCATTCAGCAGTCGGGTGGAATGTATTGATCTTATTATATCATTACCAGCCCCATCACGAACACCAGCCCTGCGTGTAGGCTTTGAGCGGGCGAGCCTTCCTCTCCTTGGGGAAGAGGATTCTGTGATTGGCGAATCAGATTCCAGCGCTATGTCTGTGTGGCAGGATATGTACCCTTACGGTCAGTAAATTATTACCTTTACCTTAAGTATGATAATTTCTGCAATTATGTGTAATCACTCATGGACAAGGATGATGTGTGCTTGAAGTTGTCTTGAGGTCATCGCGGTAAGCTTGGCATCCATGTACATGAGAGCTCATGATGTGGCACAGCCCAACTCAAGTGATTGTGTGTAGTGGGCCCCAATGCTGATTGCCATATCAATGTAAGATtgactggcatacatgtaacgACTTACATGAGCACAACTCCAATTtagttgtgtttttatttctcacGGGCACAAAGAACCAGACACAGCAGTCAACAAAGTTGAGTTGAGTTGTGTCTTAAGCCCCTGTGTATGACAAGCTTTGGTTGCTCATGATGACTAAACTTGACTGAATGCTCATGTTTCCTCTAACTGAAAATTGATGGCctaatataccctaattcctcgaccttttcgcatgtgaTAGAGCAACTTTTTATGCAGTTTATgcccatttttaatttgattttggagacaaaacttcatGGGTCatattggtcaatttcagggcttcactaAAAGTATGATATTATCAgtcttcacagaataatgtgttcataatatgcttgagtaaacaccttgcaaatgtAAGGAAAGagtgaagaattacagtatgtctgCTTTTGCGTTCTAATTCAGATGGTGGGTGTTACCTGTACCCAGACTTTACGCCTGTGTTACCACTAGAGGGAGCTGAAGATGCAGGCTTGCACAATAATGGTTCAGTGATGGATGAAGGCATGGATACCATTTCTGTGACACTATGGAATTGGTGGTAGGTGGAAGTTAGCTGCTTATCTTTAGAAAACTCCAACAAATGGGAGTAGCACTTGTCTCATTTGCCTCTTTGGAAACATGGGGAGGTCATGATCATCTAGAAATGCTGATGGCCCCATCTTACATGACTGGTCAGGCTAGTGGATGACactgatgtttttaaaaaatatgaaaatattatatcaaatatggtattttttggtgttgaaacttaaATCTTTCCACTAGAATATCACCTggccttccaaacaaaccttgaaACAACTTTGTAaagtcaatagaactctcagaatcaggaaaaatgagtaagttagtcatgaacaaaatattaggtcatttagggtagccATAAATACCACAGGTGTTTCATTTCGTCATTGACCTAGAGGTTCCTGTGTAACTGTATTATGGCAGCCTACATTATCATCTGTAGAAGTTAGAGAATGGTTTAGCCAACTAAATGCCAATATGTTCAGTGTCATGAATATCTTGGAAACTTCATTTGTCCTGATATGATGTGACCATAAACATTTAACATGAAATACATCAATGAATTCCTGAATTTGTCACAGCCCAACCTATGGGAGCTGCTTTAGAAAATTTCACCTTATCATACAGGGCATAATGAAagcttgaaatgttttttttaaaatcagtgtCTTATTGATCGAATGATCGGTGTTTAAAACTGTACTGATTaagttttcacctgtatgatgGCAATCAAATTTTTTGCTCATAGAGGtaaccagagtaaaccatagacctttgccatgtacctgacaaaccgtcTGGCCTAAAGTCGCAGCTGAAACAGCAATTTGAACATGTGTGCTCTATGGTCAAAGGTCTGATAGTCACAGTAAGCCAGGTCTATGACCCTATCAAACAGGGCAAAatgattagtgttttgcataTTAATCTGCATAATGCTATGCTTTAGCAGTTCTGTGTGAGCCATTTTCGGTTCCTCTTGATTCAGGAGAGAAGTGGTTGCCATCACTGTGGTGACAGCTGTAGTTGTTCACCTGCTTACCTACAAATACTCCCAGAGAGGTCTTACTCACCAAGTCTCCGTCTCAGATAGCCAGGTGAGTGCAgttgaaattaataaatttgtGATATAGATTTGTTCTTACATACTTTTACGCCTGATGTGGTCAGACATGGCTAATGAGTATTTCTTTTGAAAGGATTTCCTcattgaaaagaaaactctCTCATTGAGGAAGAGAGATCAGTTTTTCTACCTGTTTCTAAAGCAAGTAGTTTTGAAATACGTGCGAGTGCTTTTCTTTAAACTCGCTTCACAGTACAATCAGTTGAACAGTTTGAAAGACTGTTGATCATATTGTCAATGTTTCTGATGTTGGATATATGATTTTGTAACAAGCGAAAGTTTATGCACTATCTTACGTTCTCCCCTCACCATCCCATGGATTAACAGATAGCTTGCTTTAGGCACTCTGGAATTTCATAGTTTCCTTTTTATGTTGCCAGGGCACGGACAAATCATCAGAGAGTAAGTCGGTTGACGATCAGTCAGCAAAGATGAAGGAGTTGGAGGATAAAAGTACGGAATATACTTCCAGGTGAGATTCTTGATGGATAAGTTTCTCATGTGTAATTTGATTACTGGGATCAGGTGATTGCAGTTTTAGATGTTCGACTACAATCCCTTTTTCCAATGACAGCTTTGTCTTCAACATGGAGTGGTATATGGACAATAGAAAACTTATTAAACAGGAATAGATTAATCTTCGGGTTtcagtaattaaaaaaaatgctctgcCATTAGCTTTATCTGAACTTGCACACTGCCATGTTTAACGATAAACTTTACACATTGTGTAAATTGACAGCGACACTTTATTGTCCTAATGGAGTAACTGGAAAAGTGCATATTTCATATTActtgaaatttcaaatttgggttgaacagttttaaatatcataaaaaccATTAGAGATTTTACAAcactttcatttcattaaaactGCTACTAGTTTTCTATTTGATGTGAAGCTTAATGCTTAATTCTGTGCTGTAGGTATTACACAGACTTTGAACATGTTCGCTGTCTGGGTAAAGGCGGCTTCGGGATTGTGTTTGAGGCTATGAACAAGATGGATGAGTGCCCATATGCAGTGAAAAGAATTTCCCTTACTAATAGGTGAGTGATGAGGTTTTAATTTTGATCTGGTTATGAATGGTTTATGGTTGTGTTTCATTTCAAGCTGATATTAATTCATGAAATGAGGGAGTCGTGGCTGGGTGGTGTATAGCATGTTTGGCTTTTAGTAGTTAGGACACAAGATGTACTATATATGTATGGGTTGAATACCAGCCTTGGTAGGGGAATTGCCTTAGCATCAATGGACAGTCAGCAacactcatttacatgtacattcgttGAAGgacactatgtacatgtacatatctgtatgacACACGTAGGAACCTTTGCCAGTATAAACTGGCTGGTGCATTATCTTGGACATCAGTAGAGCTAACTGGTGtggtatcagtgaaaaattcttgagtacggcattgtACACAGCTGTTATATATACCAGAAGATACATTACTCAGAATGCCTTCAACAGTATACCATAAATCTTTAACTCACTACAGTACTCCTTCTAGTGTGAAGTCATGCAAAGAGTTTGTATTGTGTGCCATAAGGTAAATTTCCCACGTTTCAAAGGTATCAGctgaacaacaaatttatatgtaaataaactttatttaaaagGGATGGCTGATCTTAGGTCAACAACTCAACAACTGGTATAAATTGTACTGCTGTACAAACAGCTAAGTCATGGTGAGCTGCTTTAAAACTATTATAAGGGATTATTACTGCACAAGCCTATGAAAGGGAAAATCTGTTGGACAAAAATGTGTCCATagtatctgtgtatttgtaGGCACAAAGATATGACATACATGCAGAGATACTATGGCACTTCTATAACAGTTATCAGTGCTTTATATTTACGTGTATTTGTGATTTtgaatttatattaaaacattatGTCATGCATACAAGCACTTTAATACCCATGGGCCAAAGTTTATGCATTGAAAAAGTGTTACTTGAGAAAAAGATTCATTTAGGCTTATTATTTGGTAAACTTCACTCATCTTGATATGGAAGCTCATTGGTCTACAGCATTGTTCTCGCTAAAGCTGGACAACTCCTGAACAATGAGGCCacaggttcaagtccagctcgtgatttacacaaatatataaataaatgggaATATAATAGGAAGCCTATCAAACATGAACATTGTTGGATAATATCTAACTATGTTATGCCATCTCAGTGAAATATGATATTCCATGATGTGCCTGCAACTGTGCATGTTCACAACCTGGATAGCTATAGACCTTTGTATATTTCAGTGACACAGCCAAAGAGAAGGTGATGAGAGAGGTGAAGGCATTGGCCAAGCTTGATCATGGAGGTATAGTGAGATATTACCAGGCCTGGTTAGAGTCTCCACCTATAGGCTGGCAGGAGAAGAGGGACAGAGCTATGGAGGACAGGTAAAATGTTTGCGGTGTAGGAGATGGTGCTGTGAGTGTATTCTCTGCTgataatgtaaacatgtaatggagtgatgcatttttacataaagTATACACAATATCATCTTTCTCACGATAAAATTTTGACTGTTGATTCTGTGCTGTGGTGGTAAAATTTCAGCCAGATTTGAACGTCTAGcttcaaatgttttgttctcAAAAGAAGATCAAAGTTTAGGACTTTTACTTTGTGAAACCTAACCCAATACAGTGTAAACTGAAGTTTTATGTccatttttgttgttgctttCAGTGAGTGCCTGACTCCAACGCCGTGTAACTCTGGTAATGACCTTCATACAGATGTCTTTACTCCACCTTATGTCAATCCATTCTCATCATGCAGTCCTTCACACAGGGTGGACATTTCCTCAGACGTCTCCACAACGCGCGAAAGTGAAAATGATAGTGAAGGATTTGTTCCTAAAGTGAACTTCTCAGATGATGATGAAAGCGGGTCTTTCAGTCTGGGTATACCCACTCCAGTCAGACACACCCTTTGGTCTCATGATGACTCCATTGAAGTCGTGTTTTCGAACTCTACCCCAGGGGATACAGGAGACTCGGACATGGGTGCTGGTGATGGCATGAAGTTATTCCATCATCAGGAGGATACAAATGACACCTGTAGTATTGTGTTTGAGGATTCAGGGTGTGGGGATGGACATCATGGGATAGACAAAGGCTCCAGTCTATTTAAGAACTGTACTAACAGTGACCAGAAACTGTCCTCTGCTGTGGTTTCCAGTCAGTCAGAGGATCTCCGTAATTCCAATCGAAATAAATCCAAGCATTTTGGTGCTCCTAGACTTTATCTGTTCATTCAGATGCAGCTGTGTCAAAGAGAGACACTCAAAGATTGGTTGATGGCAAACACTTTGAATCGTGACCGACACATGCTACTGGATATATTTGACCAGATTGTTACTGctgtgcagtatgtacatgaCTGTGGACTGATGCACAGAGATCTCAAGGTAACTGTTATAGGGTTATTCTTTCATTATGTCTATGTCGTTgtcagtacacatgtaataatttgtttgttagCCTGCACATTTCTTTTCAAAGGAGTTTTAAGTCCCATTAGACCATATTTAGATTATATTGTGTTCTTGCTTGACTTCATACATGCACTGTTGAGGCTGGCGCAGAATATTTGATGTCACCAGATGTAATATCTCCCACTTCAGACTTCTGTTGGTATCTCATTGGTCATATTTGACTCTGTGGGTTTTCTGTGTATTTGCATTCATGGTTTCTCTGCAAATTATTTGTCAGGAAAAGCCGTGTGTAGAAAAACACTCCTCTGAACTTAAGAGGGTGAATGATAAGAAATGTCTGAACACGGTCTTGTAGTACATCTCCATTTACGAGGAAAGGCTAATCTATGTTGCTGAATATAGGCTTGTGTGCGTATAAAAATTGCAGTAGTCTCAAGAGCAAAATGTCTGCATAGGGAAATTTTATGGAAATTCTGGCAACTGTTTTTCTTGAACTGATGTTAATAATCTACAGTATTAAGGGACACATGCATATTATCTTTACATGCCACACAATGGTATTGTTTCATTACAAATGTTGCTTCTTACCTTTTAGTGAGAGCTTTGTCTTGGCTTGCATATTGTCTTAGTCcagtataaaaatacattgaaaGTACTCAGCCAATCCCAGTGAGAGCTGGTAGATGTTATTCTACTAAAGCACTTCTATTGTTCTCGCCAGTTGATTTTTGACTCGAGTCTTACAAAGGTCTCAAAGTCAGCATTCTTGTTAGGTACAGTGTACGGGGGTGCTTTTCTGTGGCCTCATGCCTGCCCAGTTTCTTCAACTCATTAGTTAACATTAAAACCCAAGTCAGTCAAATTAACATTTCtactttttttgttaaatgtttaagATTTTGTGTCATTAATTTTTCTTGTAGCCATCTAACATATTTTTCTCAACGGATGGAGTGGTGAAGGTTGGTGATTTTGGTCTTGTTACCGCCCTGTCAGAGCAGGAAGACAGCAGTGAGCAGAGGTTGACCAGGCAGAAGTCTGGGGACAACCACACAGCTCAAGTCGGCACACATATCTACATGAGCCCAGAACAGGTGAGAGGGTACCAGGAACATGTGGGAAACTTCATGTACTCTTCTTACATTCTTTTTAGAGCGTGGGAAATTTTCATACTCTGTGTCACATGGGGTGATGGTGCAATCCTCATCTTTGCTGTTCTTGGGGATTAGGTGACAGTAAGTGGTCGCAGTGTTTAGGTGGTGAATTGTCTTTAATGAAGCTCATCATAGATCACTTGCTTTGCACCAATATAGCAAACTCATGGTCACTGAGGTCATCCTGCAGATGGAAATCTGTGAGTCACAAGAGGGCAGTTAGATTTATGTccaaggccagtggtttactccggctCCTTAAATCCATAAAATTTTAGCTGCCACCCtaataagtggaatatttttgagtatgcaGGCATTAAATctcaatgaaatatataactttcaaattaattatgaaattattcaaaaatgaTCAATACAGCTGGAAAATGATGATAATTATGTTGACAGGTGTTTGCAAACGTATTCTGCATATTCTGCATTCTGGTGCATGCTAAGTTTATTCTAAACTTAAAttctaaaattattttcagaggGCTGGAAAAAGTTATGACCAGAAAGTGGACATCTATTCGCTGGGAGTGATTCTATTTGAGCTGCTTTT encodes the following:
- the LOC135468342 gene encoding eukaryotic translation initiation factor 2-alpha kinase 3-like; this translates as MGRRKNKWSARLWSVIASVATLFIAKSGVSSTATTTSAENVKTPCKIPQDYSNLMLVSTLDGKMSALDLNQKGSMAWSINTGSQPLLSSSISKLGIMRNGERTRLIPSLDGGLYQYNGESIEAVPFTAETLLSSSFKLSENTVVVGGKELCTYGLEKQTGQTRYRCTVQGCTLVGNKEVSEEEDILMITRNTHTVRAVDSRTGAERWNFSVGQHEVHLFEGVKKVIQTDTSEEEDDDGISIVTCQHSGEEDPPVQQTEFEGVLKVIVPRGMVVAVSKTDSEQVLWKREFPSPIANAWTVSKGKLEPVNLFSEQIIPALTGSAESETVNLPPEPLLYVGIHQDQMYVQPSVKMKDMVSEASAGSYPGRNGNSDTNSGVAVRVPRVSWKPYLATAPSRTPALRVGFERASLPLLGEEDSVIGESDSSAMSVWQDMYPYDGGCYLYPDFTPVLPLEGAEDAGLHNNGSVMDEGMDTISVTLWNWWREVVAITVVTAVVVHLLTYKYSQRGLTHQVSVSDSQGTDKSSESKSVDDQSAKMKELEDKSTEYTSRYYTDFEHVRCLGKGGFGIVFEAMNKMDECPYAVKRISLTNSDTAKEKVMREVKALAKLDHGGIVRYYQAWLESPPIGWQEKRDRAMEDSECLTPTPCNSGNDLHTDVFTPPYVNPFSSCSPSHRVDISSDVSTTRESENDSEGFVPKVNFSDDDESGSFSLGIPTPVRHTLWSHDDSIEVVFSNSTPGDTGDSDMGAGDGMKLFHHQEDTNDTCSIVFEDSGCGDGHHGIDKGSSLFKNCTNSDQKLSSAVVSSQSEDLRNSNRNKSKHFGAPRLYLFIQMQLCQRETLKDWLMANTLNRDRHMLLDIFDQIVTAVQYVHDCGLMHRDLKPSNIFFSTDGVVKVGDFGLVTALSEQEDSSEQRLTRQKSGDNHTAQVGTHIYMSPEQRAGKSYDQKVDIYSLGVILFELLFPFATQMERIRTLQDVTQHKSPERFKREMPKEHDFVVWLLDHDPDKRPTAKDILESSLLEDFAVRHNFPKRLRTRTISCESNGSL